The Nitrospira sp. genome window below encodes:
- a CDS encoding 2OG-Fe(II) oxygenase codes for MQQLTSSVTDTVDQAVASLEFDLLYREYWEQNEFLVIKQFLPRAFVEEVFVPQAQAVKSDLNRNYIPGHKKGGSVSYYTVQEKAPRFLDLYRSESFRRFLNRLVDAKLMYCPDNDPHSCALYYYTEPGDHIGFHYDTSYYKGARYTILMGLVDRSTQCKLVCELFKDHPTKQPRHLELITEPGDMVIFNGDKLWHAVTPLGESEERIALTMEYVTNAEMGTVKRLYSNLKDSFGYFGFATVFKRALGLNRSK; via the coding sequence GTGCAACAATTGACGAGTAGTGTGACGGACACAGTCGATCAGGCTGTCGCCTCCTTGGAATTCGATCTTCTCTACCGGGAGTATTGGGAACAGAACGAGTTCTTGGTGATCAAGCAATTCTTGCCTCGCGCCTTCGTAGAAGAAGTGTTCGTTCCTCAAGCGCAGGCTGTCAAATCGGATCTCAATCGCAATTACATTCCCGGCCATAAGAAGGGCGGGAGTGTCAGCTATTATACGGTGCAGGAGAAAGCTCCCCGCTTTCTCGACCTCTACCGCTCCGAATCCTTCAGGCGATTCTTGAACCGTCTCGTTGACGCAAAGTTGATGTACTGCCCAGACAACGATCCCCATTCCTGCGCCCTCTACTACTATACTGAACCGGGCGACCACATTGGGTTCCACTACGATACGTCCTACTATAAGGGCGCTCGGTACACGATCTTGATGGGGTTGGTTGATCGATCAACCCAGTGCAAGTTGGTGTGTGAGCTCTTCAAAGACCACCCGACCAAGCAGCCGCGCCATCTCGAGCTGATCACGGAACCCGGCGATATGGTGATTTTCAACGGGGACAAGCTCTGGCACGCGGTCACGCCGCTCGGAGAAAGTGAAGAGCGGATTGCTTTGACGATGGAGTATGTCACCAATGCGGAGATGGGCACAGTCAAGCGGCTCTATTCGAACCTCAAAGATTCCTTCGGCTATTTTGGATTCGCCACGGTCTTCAAGCGGGCGCTAGGTTTGAACCGATCGAAGTGA
- a CDS encoding DUF4149 domain-containing protein, with the protein MDALQSITTDLNILIPIVNHWFHLLSAIIWIGGLAFLVMAVTPGLQKAVPRDQIKPITDIFYQYYKKVAGLLLVVLLFTGGVNLHYVNQVMVSQSGNGVQHHSKYLMIFMIKLLLVLGLLTLFLYTVIFKSDDEADEGEPYEAIPFQRAALWMGFFIVLCAAAMKHLHQ; encoded by the coding sequence ATGGACGCTCTTCAAAGTATCACCACCGATCTTAACATCCTGATCCCGATCGTTAACCACTGGTTTCATTTGCTCTCGGCGATCATTTGGATCGGCGGCCTGGCGTTTCTCGTCATGGCGGTGACACCCGGGCTGCAAAAAGCCGTTCCAAGGGATCAGATCAAGCCCATCACGGACATCTTCTATCAGTACTACAAAAAGGTGGCCGGCCTTCTCTTGGTCGTCCTGCTGTTCACCGGTGGGGTAAACCTTCACTACGTCAATCAGGTCATGGTTTCACAATCAGGCAACGGGGTGCAGCATCACTCCAAGTACCTCATGATCTTCATGATTAAACTCCTTCTCGTGCTGGGTCTCCTCACACTGTTCCTCTACACCGTCATATTCAAGTCAGATGACGAAGCCGACGAGGGGGAACCCTATGAGGCCATTCCCTTCCAACGGGCCGCCCTCTGGATGGGTTTCTTCATCGTCCTCTGCGCGGCAGCCATGAAGCATCTGCATCAATAA
- a CDS encoding radical SAM protein, protein MGKSLPIFNGPSGILGSLQQQMTQFFPSTPKVDRPFDGRTVDDFKPYLVALNLTKRCNLKCDHCYLDATTKAAGGDDELSTEECNRVIKQIAEVNKGCLLVITGGEPLVRPDILDIARYAVELGFMVVFGTNGMLIDDRLAKTLVEIGVMGVGISIDSLEAAKHDAFRGVPGAWEAAVAGIEASKRNGLQFQVHFSAQPMNYKELPEVVAWAHQLGARVLNVFFMVCTGRGEELTDITPAQYEEVLGYLVECQDNYKGMLVRARCAPHFKRLAYERDPNSPITKATGYMGGGCLAGTNYARVTPNGELTPCPYMPLSAGNLRSHSFVDLWERSDVFNSFRYPQLKGKCGDCEYSDICGGCRARPYVDHGDWLDEDQWCLYEPKGGEKIKVAFNVSEETDVTWDEASALRLSRIPYFLRAMVKKGVEKHARENNVPLITVELMEELRKKRFGNDAPVFKFER, encoded by the coding sequence ATGGGTAAATCTCTTCCTATCTTCAACGGCCCTTCCGGGATCCTGGGCTCCTTGCAGCAGCAAATGACCCAGTTCTTCCCCTCCACTCCCAAAGTGGACCGGCCCTTCGACGGTCGGACGGTTGACGACTTCAAGCCCTACCTCGTTGCGCTGAACCTGACCAAACGCTGCAACCTCAAATGCGATCACTGTTATCTTGATGCGACCACCAAAGCAGCCGGTGGGGACGATGAGCTGAGTACCGAAGAATGCAACCGAGTGATTAAGCAGATCGCCGAAGTGAATAAGGGCTGCCTCCTCGTCATCACAGGGGGCGAACCGCTCGTGCGACCTGACATTCTCGACATTGCTCGCTACGCGGTCGAACTCGGCTTTATGGTCGTCTTCGGAACAAACGGGATGCTGATCGATGATCGACTGGCCAAGACTCTTGTGGAGATCGGTGTGATGGGCGTGGGTATCAGTATTGATTCATTGGAGGCCGCCAAGCACGACGCTTTTCGCGGAGTACCGGGGGCCTGGGAAGCGGCGGTCGCCGGCATTGAAGCCAGCAAGCGCAATGGCCTGCAATTTCAGGTGCATTTCAGTGCCCAGCCGATGAACTACAAAGAACTGCCTGAGGTCGTCGCCTGGGCACACCAACTGGGAGCCCGTGTATTGAATGTCTTCTTTATGGTTTGCACTGGACGGGGAGAAGAATTGACGGACATCACCCCCGCTCAATATGAAGAGGTGCTTGGGTACCTCGTTGAATGCCAGGATAATTACAAAGGCATGCTGGTCAGAGCCCGCTGCGCTCCGCACTTCAAACGGTTGGCTTATGAAAGGGATCCCAACTCACCGATCACGAAGGCGACCGGATACATGGGGGGCGGATGTTTGGCCGGCACGAACTATGCCCGGGTGACACCTAACGGCGAACTGACTCCTTGTCCCTATATGCCGCTGTCCGCAGGAAATTTGCGTTCCCACAGTTTCGTCGATCTCTGGGAACGCTCGGACGTCTTCAATTCATTCCGGTATCCTCAGCTCAAAGGGAAATGCGGCGACTGCGAGTACAGCGACATCTGCGGCGGCTGCCGCGCCCGTCCCTATGTAGACCACGGTGACTGGCTGGACGAAGATCAATGGTGCCTCTACGAGCCTAAAGGCGGCGAGAAGATCAAAGTGGCGTTCAATGTCTCTGAAGAAACCGACGTCACATGGGACGAAGCGTCCGCACTGAGATTGAGCCGAATTCCCTACTTCCTCCGCGCCATGGTTAAAAAAGGTGTGGAAAAGCACGCCCGTGAGAACAATGTTCCCCTCATTACCGTCGAATTGATGGAGGAGCTGCGCAAGAAGCGATTCGGCAACGACGCGCCTGTCTTTAAATTTGAACGTTAA
- a CDS encoding NAD(P)/FAD-dependent oxidoreductase encodes MIETDVAIVGAGGGGAVLALALAKQNIRTLVVDQAGSPSKSLRGEIIQPNGQAVLDRLGVLSSLPADATLSVRHFHFCRAGGRRLCTFDYGDLPAPYNRAIVTLANVAHHAIIAAIQQQKSVTLHYGTSFTGLILEDDRVVGLSTKGQDGPLTIRAKIVVGADGAFSKVREALKIPVDLHLYRDGYLIAALESDEQIAESFFYVGHKTILGLFPVTGKKVYILYMIPRDSLEAVKRQGIPALQQTWSWIAPPFTRLFRNLHDWSQVAYLPTGRVRTPRWVANGAVLIGDAAHAMNPHASQGRMQAMVDAIALSDLIPSCLADKDYSAARLSAFERARRPQVNMLQHLADQQVFYWDTGNPVVAFIRDRVFQTLDRNARLRHQVLSTTAGLRTVSPFSGIDRIIAAGLFPDIRSHERSQ; translated from the coding sequence ATGATCGAAACCGACGTAGCGATTGTCGGCGCGGGCGGCGGCGGTGCCGTCTTAGCCCTGGCATTGGCCAAACAAAACATTCGTACACTGGTAGTAGATCAGGCAGGCAGTCCGTCTAAAAGTTTGCGGGGTGAGATTATCCAACCGAACGGGCAAGCAGTCCTTGACCGCTTGGGCGTCTTATCCTCATTGCCGGCCGATGCCACGCTGTCCGTGCGGCATTTTCATTTTTGCCGGGCCGGGGGCAGGCGTCTTTGCACCTTCGATTATGGCGACTTGCCGGCACCGTACAACCGTGCCATCGTGACCCTCGCCAACGTGGCCCACCATGCAATCATCGCGGCGATACAGCAACAGAAGAGCGTGACACTTCACTACGGAACCTCCTTCACAGGACTCATCCTCGAGGACGATCGGGTTGTTGGATTATCGACAAAAGGACAAGATGGCCCACTCACGATCCGTGCAAAGATTGTCGTCGGTGCTGACGGAGCATTTTCGAAAGTGCGTGAAGCCCTCAAGATTCCCGTCGATCTGCATCTCTATCGTGATGGATATCTGATTGCGGCACTGGAGTCGGACGAGCAAATAGCGGAATCGTTCTTCTACGTTGGACACAAGACCATCTTGGGACTGTTTCCGGTGACGGGAAAGAAGGTTTACATTCTCTACATGATTCCCAGAGATTCGCTGGAAGCCGTGAAGCGGCAGGGAATCCCTGCGCTCCAGCAGACATGGAGCTGGATCGCACCGCCGTTTACCCGGCTCTTTCGGAATCTGCATGATTGGAGTCAGGTCGCATATCTGCCGACGGGTCGGGTGCGCACGCCGAGATGGGTGGCAAATGGAGCTGTCCTGATCGGTGACGCTGCCCATGCGATGAATCCCCACGCATCGCAGGGGCGCATGCAGGCGATGGTCGATGCCATCGCGCTATCCGATCTCATACCAAGTTGTCTCGCCGACAAGGACTATTCGGCTGCCAGATTGAGTGCATTTGAACGTGCCAGGCGACCGCAAGTGAACATGCTCCAACACTTGGCCGATCAACAAGTGTTCTATTGGGATACGGGGAATCCGGTGGTGGCCTTCATCCGTGATCGTGTGTTTCAGACACTAGATCGAAACGCACGGCTACGTCATCAGGTCCTATCGACGACGGCGGGGTTACGAACCGTGTCGCCATTTAGCGGGATCGATCGGATAATTGCGGCGGGGTTATTTCCCGATATCCGGTCGCATGAACGATCTCAATAG
- a CDS encoding universal stress protein has protein sequence MYKTIYIPVDNSDHSNTAVDVGVELAKTFGSKIVGSHVYAAKMHDKRFKQMEAGLPEEYHDEKELDRQRQIHDSLITRGLQIITDSYLDYVDKKCNEANLPIERRSLEGRNWKVLAEDINTNGYELVIMGALGVGAVKDSVIGSNTERVVRRVRNSDMLIIKNIQPLKSGKIVVAVDGSPYSFGGLMTGLALGKAFDMPVEAISAFDPYFHYAAFHSISGVLNEEAGKVFRFKEQEKLHEEIIDSGLAKIYQSHLDISREIAQAEQTDVKTTLLDGKAFEKIIQYVRKDVPALLIVGRIGVHSDDDMDVGSNTENLLRSAPCNVLVSNRKYVPPIDTQAEYTIAWTEEALRRMEKIPVFARGVAKTAIHRYAIEKGHTIISNTVVDAAVGHILPKGAMDAMRALGGSLDAAGIDRDKMQADQAVTKDLMGETLSGIMTQIVEEKPKSVDASTQAYLDRMSQSYFVCDGCGYIGKGDTPVKCPVCSSDGTRFKQVDKKVFEVAAKAEGELETDVAYDDVPIQWTKDAKEAIRAVPAGFQRRRAKARIEKSARKLGMTTITLEYAAPMIKEAASEDYTPIFSNKGTGTSPAAETGLAATNGNGSNGHVEPASPYTWTSDAQARLDRAPEGFMRDCTRALILKHAEKMGATVITLEVANEGIEQAKGYMAEAMKTGNLKDMIADLTGKSST, from the coding sequence ATGTATAAGACTATCTATATTCCGGTCGATAACTCTGACCATTCCAATACTGCGGTGGATGTTGGTGTCGAGCTGGCCAAAACTTTCGGCTCGAAAATTGTGGGGAGCCATGTCTATGCCGCAAAAATGCATGACAAACGCTTCAAACAGATGGAAGCCGGATTGCCGGAGGAATACCACGATGAAAAGGAGCTCGACCGGCAACGACAGATCCATGATTCGCTGATCACCCGTGGTCTCCAAATCATCACCGACTCCTATCTCGACTACGTCGACAAGAAATGTAACGAAGCCAATCTTCCAATCGAGCGGCGATCGCTCGAAGGGAGAAACTGGAAGGTTCTGGCCGAGGATATTAACACCAACGGCTATGAGCTCGTCATCATGGGAGCATTGGGGGTCGGAGCGGTTAAAGACAGCGTGATCGGCAGCAACACCGAGCGCGTGGTCCGCCGAGTCCGAAACTCCGATATGCTGATTATTAAGAACATCCAGCCGTTGAAGAGCGGCAAGATTGTCGTCGCCGTTGACGGCAGCCCCTACTCATTCGGCGGACTGATGACCGGCCTGGCCCTCGGCAAGGCGTTTGACATGCCGGTGGAGGCGATTTCGGCGTTCGATCCCTATTTCCACTACGCGGCATTCCACAGCATTTCCGGGGTCCTCAACGAAGAAGCTGGCAAGGTGTTTCGTTTCAAGGAACAGGAAAAGCTGCACGAGGAAATCATCGACAGCGGCTTGGCGAAGATCTATCAGTCCCATCTGGACATTTCCCGGGAAATCGCACAAGCCGAGCAAACGGATGTGAAAACAACGTTGCTGGACGGCAAGGCCTTCGAAAAAATCATTCAATATGTCCGCAAAGACGTCCCGGCATTATTGATCGTCGGACGCATCGGCGTTCACAGCGACGACGACATGGATGTCGGCAGCAATACGGAAAATCTGCTCCGGAGCGCCCCCTGTAATGTGCTGGTTTCGAATCGCAAATATGTTCCTCCGATCGATACCCAGGCTGAGTACACGATCGCTTGGACGGAAGAGGCTTTGCGACGGATGGAAAAGATTCCGGTCTTTGCACGAGGCGTGGCGAAGACCGCCATTCATCGGTACGCCATTGAAAAAGGCCATACGATCATCAGTAACACCGTTGTGGATGCAGCGGTAGGTCACATCCTCCCCAAAGGCGCCATGGACGCCATGCGTGCACTGGGTGGAAGTCTGGATGCTGCCGGTATAGACCGCGACAAGATGCAGGCCGACCAGGCCGTAACGAAAGATCTTATGGGCGAGACCTTGAGTGGAATCATGACGCAGATCGTCGAGGAGAAGCCGAAATCGGTCGATGCTTCGACACAGGCCTATCTGGACCGCATGAGTCAAAGTTATTTCGTCTGTGACGGGTGTGGCTATATCGGGAAGGGGGATACTCCTGTCAAATGTCCGGTCTGCAGTTCAGATGGGACGAGATTCAAACAGGTCGACAAGAAAGTCTTTGAGGTGGCGGCAAAAGCTGAAGGTGAACTGGAAACGGACGTTGCGTACGACGATGTGCCGATACAGTGGACCAAGGATGCGAAAGAGGCGATCCGTGCCGTGCCGGCCGGATTCCAGCGGAGGCGGGCAAAGGCTAGAATTGAAAAGAGCGCGCGTAAGCTGGGAATGACGACCATCACGCTTGAATATGCGGCGCCGATGATCAAGGAAGCCGCGTCTGAAGACTATACTCCCATTTTTTCCAACAAGGGCACCGGCACATCGCCGGCAGCGGAAACCGGGCTTGCCGCTACGAATGGGAATGGCTCGAATGGTCATGTCGAACCGGCCTCACCGTACACCTGGACTAGCGACGCGCAGGCCAGATTGGATCGGGCTCCCGAAGGCTTCATGCGCGATTGCACAAGAGCGCTCATTCTCAAGCATGCCGAGAAAATGGGAGCGACCGTGATCACGCTCGAAGTCGCGAATGAAGGCATCGAACAGGCGAAGGGGTACATGGCGGAAGCTATGAAGACCGGGAATCTCAAAGACATGATCGCCGACCTCACCGGCAAGTCTTCGACGTAA
- a CDS encoding outer membrane lipoprotein carrier protein LolA, with product MMRWWLTASLSVVLVLSAWAAEGPIDEKALQEVREVVKQLQARYEKTKDLQADFSQKTKIEGFERPVTSAGKVYIKKPGRLRWDYVDPATEQIYVNQEDVKVYVPEHKQVLVGKLTQMAASKAPLELLQGAARLDESFDVEPTIGKSRGAGGMPLITLIPKAKDQESTQNLQKIIVEVFPKTYYIRTVSLHEISGNVAVFEFSNLRPNQGLGNEVFDFKTPSDAEVVRAPVLNGP from the coding sequence ATGATGCGTTGGTGGCTTACAGCTTCATTGAGTGTCGTGCTCGTCTTGTCGGCCTGGGCGGCAGAGGGGCCGATTGATGAAAAGGCGTTGCAGGAAGTTCGCGAAGTCGTCAAACAACTGCAAGCTCGATACGAGAAGACCAAAGATCTGCAGGCCGACTTTTCTCAGAAGACGAAGATTGAGGGGTTTGAGCGGCCCGTGACGTCAGCCGGCAAGGTATATATCAAAAAGCCGGGCCGTTTACGGTGGGACTATGTGGATCCGGCGACTGAACAAATCTATGTGAACCAGGAAGATGTGAAGGTATATGTCCCAGAACATAAGCAGGTTCTGGTCGGGAAATTGACTCAGATGGCTGCCTCGAAGGCGCCGTTGGAACTGTTGCAGGGAGCGGCCAGACTGGATGAGTCGTTTGACGTTGAACCCACCATTGGAAAAAGCAGGGGAGCTGGTGGGATGCCCCTTATCACGCTGATTCCCAAAGCCAAGGATCAGGAATCCACCCAGAATCTTCAGAAGATCATCGTCGAGGTCTTCCCCAAGACCTATTATATCCGCACGGTGTCACTCCATGAGATCAGCGGCAACGTCGCCGTCTTTGAATTTTCGAACTTGAGACCAAACCAGGGATTAGGTAATGAGGTGTTCGACTTTAAGACCCCGTCGGATGCGGAAGTCGTCAGGGCTCCGGTGTTGAACGGGCCATGA